DNA sequence from the Antedon mediterranea chromosome 7, ecAntMedi1.1, whole genome shotgun sequence genome:
GATTTGTTAGTTTTTAGTGATTTCTTCCTCTTTACCTTATTTATCTAATTGTTGACGAGTGCtcttaatttaaattcaatgtATCTCTTTGTtttacaagtaataatatatatcatgTTTATTAGCAGCTGATCCCATGTACAGTACAATGTTTTATTGAGATTTTGGCATTTTCAACAGTTTAaaaaatttacagattttagaATTTTTTTGTAGTACatcaacaatttaatttaaaaaaattaatagataaatttactttattaaaagcTTTtctttaatatgccattttaatgtcacccaatagttattcactttgatcaaaaacaggatttaaacaaaaaatgatttaccttaaaaaaatgtaatttaaagcaaaacattcttaaattgtctgtcagacaatggtttttgattaaaatttttttttaaatcttttgtctttttttaacagaagtgaataactttattaaaacggcaaaatggcctattttaagtctgattttattaatcttcatgtgtcatgtttttgggaacaatacaaaatacatatattGCAAGTTGTATCCAGTTTTGTTGTAGTTTTATGTGATTATACTGCCCTCTTTAGTGGGCAATTTCCTACTATAATGGATTTAAAAGCATTGACAAAATCCTACAATTGAATAGtgagaaatattaatattttattggtataccaaaaaaaaaaattcaaaatacaccccaacatttaatttaatcaagctctgtctacactatcaaactagtttcatgaaaaaaaaagtgtaatgtgcccaaatattgtagttatacgcccaaatatgatattgatatgacatcatcatggcaatatatggacacatcatttttttgtgacataaagtttgatagtatagacaatgCCTAACTTGGTCTTTGGGTAGAAACATACCCAGAAACTTAATTCTGTGTTCAAGACCTGTGGGCATATTTAAAATTACAGTAATGAATGAGCTTTTTATCAGAAGCAGGAAAAATGTTATTGATATAATAAGTATGGCGGTAAAACATCTGTGTATAtgattgtattaatttttttaaattgtaatttcttTCTTTAAGATGTCCCAATTCAATGCCATGGAAGAGAAATTCTCGAGATTGTGGACGCAATGCCAAAGATGTCAGGGTAGTCTTCATGAAGACGTCTTATGTTCCAGGTAATGAagcaataaaaaatacaatagtgCCTATTATGCATAggtaaaacaatattatgataaaGTAAATGAAATCAAACATTAAAGATGGATCGTCCccatgaaaaaataattctttaatgggtttttgttgttgaatttaaccatttattttgtcatttttataagtgaaaactgctattttgttttcgtttttttctacggaagtgattaacattattaaaactatgatttaattaatcttcatttgttcatgtttttgggggacaataatTGATTAATTGAATTCTGTTTCCTTATAGCCGTGATTGCCCTATTTTCTACATGCGTAAGAAAGTACAAAAAGATCTTGCAGATCAGAATAAGTTAATCAGGAGGTTCGGCAATCCAGCATGGTAACAATAGGTTTGACAAGGTAACCGTAAGCTTCCAATACCTACAGAATACAAAGGTATGTTACTGCACACTCTTAACAACTCTTGtacaattgttttgattgtaaactggaaaattattactttttgttGAACCAAATAATACAGACACAAATGGTGTAAATACCTTAGTGACGTTTCTATGACTTGCTTTCAACGTCTTCAAACTACTGTCTGGAATGGTCTGTACAGTCTTAGAGACGCTGTGTAGCGCCACCAATCGTCCTGCTGTTGATGATTAAGCTTTTTTACGTATGGTTGTAATATACCTTGCAGGCCAAGAATACGGCGTGCCATAATTGCGATTTATTGATCAAGTATTGTATCGTTTTTCCATTGGAGTTTGTGTACTGGAACATGCGAAATGAAATACTATTTTTTGCGAGCAGCATACACTTGATAGGAGCATAGAGGAGTACCTAATTCCTCCATGATTAGAGtacgtaggcctatgcctatattTGAAGTATGGCTTACTGGTCTTGCATACAAGATCAACACTGTTGTTTGTGGATATGAGATTATTTTTTGAGAACGCTGTTTGTACAAGTATCATTGTGGATTAtaaactctggataactttatGTATATTGGACATCAATTTTTCATTcagtttttgtatttatacagaACTTTCATATTAACTTTATGTACGCACATCATGTTTTTGTTAATGTACAGAACtttcataataatttgttaaatcGGGTATAAAGTCTACTGATGAAATAGACGCAAGGATATTTTGCTTAACTATGCAAAAAAATAGTTGACTTCATTCATTTATGTGTTTCAATTGGTTCAGTTCTGCTTCAATGCTTCGGGATCGGAAACTATTATAAAGCTGCTAATGACTGCTAAGAGAATGTTTCAGAAAAAAAGCAAGGTTTCACAGAATTGTTGGAAATACAATTTGATCACCAAGATAAACTTATTACTTTAAAGaaatattgtcccctgaaaaaataattttgttgttgaatatgccattttgataTTCCATATTAGTTATTCACCTTaaacaaaaattggatcgaaagaAAAccatttatttacctgaaaaaactgtaatttaaagcaaaaaattggctgccagctaatAGGTTTTTAAGTTTGTAAGTGAAAATTTTTTTCtgcggaagtgattaacttttaataactaaaattatgaaatagactattcaaaatctgattttgttaattttcatgtttttgtaggacaatacatctttaagaatttgttttgaatttttcacaaaaagtagatgaaaatataaatatgaatgcGCATTAGTCAACACTTTTCGATTTGTGCCAATAAATTTGACTAGTGGAAAAACAGCTTTAcatacatttgttttttatcgagagttgattttttaaaCTGTTGTTCAGTATGAACTGTTAAAATACATACTTTGGAGGAACCACACCCGAAGGACATCCAAACTTTACTCTCTACGCACTTGACTCGACTCAACTACTTTTCAGATGCCAAAAGAATTATCTGTTTGTGCCATATTTTATCATGGTATTcaacaatacaaacaaacaagACTTTCTAGAAAGTACAATAGGTGTTATTGAATTCTTACAACTCGGATTTATTGGTAACTTTTTATTTCTCTTGCAGATTAGATAATAGTCCTTTAACAATATAAACTTTACAATAGTGCTATAAATGTAAAGCTACTTAACTCAACTTAAGTAATACAACTGAAATCATAGCTCAACTGTGTATCTATGCCATTTGGATatgtgtaaaataataaagaagtaCCATATTATCTTTCTTAAATTACgttgtttctttttgtttttttttctaatattttcATGTCGCAACACACACAGAATGACTTTTTAACTCGACAGCTGTGACATTGCAATTGATGAATAAaagtgtgaaaatattattacactCACTAGAAACTTtactttatataaaaataaaacataatttatactgaaaatgtttattattaaataatatttcaggggaaattaaagataaaacaagtaatatttgatgttttttatgCTTTTAATACAGGTACtatcaatgaaaaatataaaataataaaaatacaaactaATACTGGAGGTATCAAAAGTTAAATACTGGACTCGGATTTAACCTTTGAAACCAATACAACTTTAGTTTAGTTTCGGTTTCAATTCATTGCCACTATTTACATATACATGACAACACATTTTCACAAgatgaatttaaacaataaaaataagaattttacctttttaattttatgaatttttaaaaagaaacttCTTTGAAGTTTACAGTACATTTGagtttttgtacttttatagTATTGGTTTATGGAAAAAAGAAAACAGTTTTTAATATGTACCTGTGCCTTGTCTAAAAATCAATTTAGCTTCATACATAGATAGTCTGGATGCAATGAAACCATCTGTGGAAATACAGTAACCGCATTAGATACCTAACCCTACAGTAGCTGTCTTGGATACTTtatttaagcctgttttcctgtcgacgttaagtTTCGTTGAGTTtaaaatcgttaaagttgaatAGCGATTACGATGATCGAGTCAGACCgctaatatttacacattttgaCGCGATCGTTCAAAGTTTCTTGGTTCTCTCGAGCGTTGCTGGGACATGTGGATGTAAAGTATTGCAAAACCAAGGCCGGCCACATGCAACCGGGCCCgcgtgaaaattgaaaaagttaagGGTTTTGATGCTTCAATCCAGCGTAGGACATGCTTTCgttgatatcttaatctaggcttacattaaagacaaacattaaatttaattggtttaattttataatttaatttgacttttttaaatatcagaccttaaaagtgtacaaaaaaggtgaaaaacatcgtcgcgttgtaaaaattcaataattgtCAGCGCGTGACTACTTTTTCACAAACTGCAATGACATAATTTGTGaaccatttgattggtcagttttaacgatcgtaaaaatcgttaaaatcttaaatcgttaaagttgaaccgagttcaactttaacgatttaagattttaacgattttaaaCGTTAATTTCTACCCCCTTTTCCTGTCAAATCGTTGAATCTGTCAACTCAACGCAACTTAAGGCAACTTAAcgatcgacaggaaaacaggctttagtttgtagattttataacattataGTAAAACGCTACACTATTGTTCCAATTGTCTCTTAATACCACAACAAAATAAAGGGTTTTCAATcgcaatacagtattttaaatactAATGGGTATATACCCTCTTTATAACAATCTGAGGCTCGAGTTTACCTGAgccattattttatttcaaaaacaaTACTTACTACAGGGTAAGGGAGTACAAATGGTTGTTATATATTGTATTCAAAACCACAAACTCAGCCATTAAATCTTTTTATATATTCTTCCCATAAAAATCAGCTAAAATTACTCCAGAATGACGAACATTTTTGGAATGTTAAAATTGTTTCCCATATTGTCAGagaattatttctatttatccATTAAGAGCTAGTTAAATGAGTTCAGGTTGTCAATTCCTACTTTTTTAAAGTGTTCTGTTTATTTTCTTATGTCAAAGTGTCCACTAACTTGAGGTAATATAATGAATTTTATTGCACTATAGATCGTAAGAGTGAAGTATGACCAAAAAGCCTGGAAAGTATGTAGTATTAGTAATGACATTTATATTGCAACCCCTTTTTTGGAACAATTATAACACCCTGCACTTTTAACTTGGCCTCTATAAATTcccctaaatattaaaacaaacgcATTAGTCTTTTGATCTGCAATTATTCCATTTCAAACTGATTTTCTTGTCAATATGTCAATCTATTTTGTGTATCTTTATTTAAGATCTGTCTATACTATACAAACTAGACAAATAAAGTGTGctcaaataatggtagtgatatgcccaaatatggtagtgaaatgacatcatcagtTGTTTCAAGGGGTattgatgtgatatattttttgtttattcatttaaatgAATACTCTTTGAAGTGTTGAGGGAGGCGTAGTGTCTGTTTATAATACAGCTAATGTGAATATTTATACATAGATTAACCACACTATTAGTTGAATATTGTATCAAAGGTTCAAAGCATAATAGTATCTTATAGATAAAAGATAGTATTTTTTGCTgaataatcaaataaagaagATACTATTAACTGAACTGAACTTAACTTAACAAACAAGACTAGGGGCGATGAACTTAGGTCTCTTacaaattgtacatttttatagcACACTTCCCTGTTGAAAAATGAACAATACATGTTTCAACAGtatggagttgtggcttggtggttatgatgcttggctaccactccaagggtcctgggttcaagtcctgtcacatgtcagttttttttctaaggaccaaattactccactcccaaagacttgtaataagacttgtttatgtagagcatcttgtgtatatgtttgtcttgtgaacctctgagggtccctaataatcagcaatagctggatggaacaccctcattaaatatggttttttttaaaaatggccaatCTCTATTTAAAGAACACCTTTAATTTTATTTGGTTCAGAAGGAGTCCCCATAAATATGGATACCTGCTTCAATTCAGTATGACTAAAAAGTACTACTGTGGTAAAGTTAGGTTTCCGCAAACCtaactttactagtgtttattcgccatgcaaacctttaaactttaatgattaaaaagtacacatgttttaattttttaaatgaaatataatcaCTTTATTTTGAATCTGATATTTTGCATCTGGTTATTTAACactaatcatttttgttttcaaaataatttaaaatagtaatgatttaatataataacaatttaatgaaTACTAATGTTACCATATCTACGTTTCACAGAGGAGATCTGTACAAAACCTTTTGCATTGTGTCTGCCTATTTCAGACTAAAGCATAATATAGATGTAAAGATTAGTACAAGAAAAATACTATCTAGAATATCTTTctagaatatacagtatattaaatatttgaaataaaatatttaacttcgtttaaacattaaattgatcatcattttaaaaatatagttttgAACATTAAATTTTGCATTgaaatttacaattaatttgTAACAATATTGCAGTCaatcaaaatacaaatttcTATTTATATGTGCAATGGACCtcataatttgttttctattattattattttgaatattatataCAGAACATTAAGGATCATCTGCTTCTTTATTTTTGTCTGTCCATTTCATCCTTCATAGCTGGGATAAGACCATCCCTAAACGCGATGTCAAGCAGCTCTTGACTACTTTCAACTTTGGGATTTTGTCTTCCGGCCCAAATCAAGAAGTGTCTGAACTCATACCAGTCAATCATGCCATCTTGGTCCATATCCATAGCTTTTAAGCCTTGTTGGCTGTCTTCACAGCGATAGCATCCGAAGTATGGCGCCATAAAACCGATATAAAaatggtcaaaggtcaaacgaTTATCTACCTTGCTGCCATGTCTTCCATCCCATTCATCCCAAGATTTCTTAATCTCATCTATGAGGGTGTTAATGTATGGAGAGTTCTTGTTATCCTGTGCGATGATTCCGGCCATCTCATTTGTCAACTTTCCACCAGCTTGATCAAACAACATGGCAAGTCCTACTTTACTGTTATATTCTTCCTTTCTGCCATCTGAAGCATTTTTCAACATCTGCTCCTTCATCTTTCCTGCCATTTCAAGAGTAAATTGTGGATCTTCACCAAACACATCATTTAGTTTTATCAGTATCATATCTGCATTCGCCATGTTTGAAATTCTAACTTCTTGTTCAATTCCGAAGAATTTGGCCATGTTAAATCCACCCTGGGCTGTAGGATCTGAGAAAATGAAGCCGAACACCAAGTCAGTTGCCCTTTCACCGTAGATTGGTTGCTTAGGATTTGGCTTTTTACCAGTGACTGCTTTGGTGACGTTGATAGCTGCTTTTCTGAGATATTCACAGTTGTATTGTTTCAATACTTTTGTGTTTCCAAGTCTGATCAAGTTCAAAATGGCAGTACAAGTATCGGCATGGCCAAGTGCAGCGCCCTCTATGCATAAGCCTGCCCACATGCCTGTAGCACCTGATGCAAGAACCTCCAGGTTGGCTGCATGCATTACACCCCACTGCTCGTGCTGGTGGAACAAAAGTTGTCCATCTTTCCATCCACATCGTTCCATCTCTTTCTTAACGGCATGTGTCCAAGCTCCTAGCTGCTCTGGCATAACAGCACCAAGATCTTCAAATGCTAAACCGAGAATTCTTTCTTCCTTAGGAAGACTGGAGAGATAGTTGACAACATGTCTGACACGTTCAGGATACTTAATCATAGTTGTGGAGAAATCTCTGAAGTTGACTAAAATTAATGAATCTTTGGAAAGATTAGCTCGAATCCAGTCGATTTTTTCTTTGAAATACTTGCAAACTTCATCCATGTTCATCTTATTATAATCAATCTTGTAATACATCAGGTCAAATTCGAGGAACACGTTATTTATGCCAAACTCTTTACATTTCAACATTCCAATTGGGATGTCAGGCTGAGGAACTTTATCAACTATCTTCTCCCACAGTTCTGAGAAGGCAAACGCATTTGATAGGTCTTCACCCTTTGCATTTAGTTCTTCCAAAAACAGATCTCCAATTCTTGTCTGATGGTTGAAAGATTCCACGATGAAGTATTTAAACCTGCATTTCTTAATCTCTTCATAGATTGCTCGCTTGTTCTCGATAGTGTGTGCCTTTAACGAAGCTACAGTCGTCTCTCGCAAAGAGTTGTCAAGAACAAAGAGCTCCATGTTCTTCAATCTCTCATGATCCTTGTTAACTgcagtcatttttttttcaatgttttcaTGAAATTTAGCAGAACTCATGATTGACTAGCTGAAAAAAAAGAGTAGTGTTTGTTCACCTACTGACAGATctactttaatttaaattttcccTAAATGACTAGAGCTTTTTGATTGTTGTGCATTGATTTGCATCCACAATTTCTATAACTAGTTTTCAACAGGTTTTATCTTGATAATGTCATAGTTTTGTTTGACAATAATGATTATCAAATATTTTGAACCATGCTAAATTGTACATCTCAGTAACCAGTGGtgtaatggctatgagcgctcactggctaaactcaGGGGCCCCGGATCTTATGGGGCCCCTGAGGAGTGTCCAGAGGAAAAAGCAGACATTCAAATATGTCGGAAAAGGCTAGAATCACCCGAtgcctccagcgttggagggccacttggGGTTCCTAAGCCAGGGGCCTCAGGTCTCTCCATTACGCCACTGTCGGTAACATAACACAAAAAAGAATACCTTAGTTTTACTTTTTACTTGACTCTAAAAGTATGTAATAACTTCACTTCAAGAATTTCTATATTaagaaagaaatacaaaattCTAAAGTGTCTAATTCTAAGTATCGCTGCACATATTTTAAGATGCATACCTTTATGAagcaattaaaattaatatatatattacagaTACAATAATCTACCTTACTtacttttaaattgttgcaGACGTTTGACTGAATTAAGTGCTATTGCAAAATGTATAGACTTCCAGGTCCTATTGGTACTGACTCTTCACAGTGTCCTATAGTCTTGTCATCAATGATGCTCATGTCCGGTATGAACTGCTTTTATAACTAAATGTTATCTCTTATCTCTCTTATCGTATAAAGGCATTGAACAGAAGGGTTTGTTTGCTAAGCAATTTAGATAAACATCAGAATGTCTGATTTAGTTTGTCCAACGTCATCGGAGTTCAGTTGAATGACCACCGCCACCAAGGTTTAGTTGAATGACCACCTCCACCAGGGTTTAGTTGAATGACCACCGCCACGAGAGTTTAGTTGAATGACCACCGCCACTAAGGTTTAGTTGTATGACCACCGCCACCAGGGTTTTAGTTGTATGACCACCATCACCATGTTTAAATGAATGATTACCGTCACCAGGGTTTAGTTGAATGACCACCGCCACCAGAGTTTAGTTGAATGACCACCTCCACCAAGGTTTAGTTGTATGACCACCGTCACCATGTTTAAATAACTTACCACCGCCCCTAGGGTTTAGTTGAATGACCACCGCCACCAGGGTTGAGATGAATGACCACCGTCATGTTTAAATGAATGACTACCGTCACCAGGGTTTAGTTGAAGGACCACTAGGCTTCTTTTGAATCACCATTTCTTGCCTGGTTTTATTGAAACATGGTTTTACATTCTACCCATTTTTCATGAACAAAACTAAAATCTAAATTCCACTTCTCTGCATTCAAAAAATTGGGTGATATTAGAGGTGAAAAGTTGAACCCAGGTTAATATACTACAATTGTGTTTACTATAGTTTATGTGCAGCAAATCACATTACACTGTCTGATTGACATAGACAAACGTCATCAACTGTCAACATGCCTAATATTTGGTTCAATTCATAACTTTATTATGACAATTACTTGTTATTGAGTGTCAAAACCAGTGTCATAACCAGTGTCATAACCAGTGTCATAACCAGTGTAAACAGCTTTAGTATCGTCGTATATCGTGCGTTTATAAGTATCATATATGAGTAAAAAACTCAAGttaattaattatactataatatttaatattattcaccGACCTatacttgtttacataaaaaaaaattgacaaaaaaagtgtgatgtgcccaaatatggtagtgatatgacatcatcgtaaTGTGTAGCTGTGGTTAGCATGCTTGCCTTCAATCCCACTGTCCAGGGTTTTaaatcctgacctagtaccaCTCCCAAAGCCTCAAATTaaacttagtttataagcatggtAAAATACTTTATCCATCCTTTAATTCACGATTTCCGTATGAATAATGTCTAATGCTACTAGACACACCTTTAATGTTCACCGTTTCAATTTATGTTTTGACTGactatctatattataatagcactaacCCAAAATGTGTTACTCTGTCTCCCCTTAAATCGTACAACAGATACTCTGTCTGTTTCagattattattcattatttataaagcGTATTTCCAGAAGATCTGTACAGAGAGACTTTTTAACAGAAccacatacaacaaaaattaaataaaaatgcaacTTAGGGAACACATGCGTTTTgagatgttttttaaaaagaccTTTTCCTCTTTGTCCATTCGGCTATAGAACAGCACATTTTCAggaaaaatttgttttttagacATCTGGAAACCTCTGCAAGGTATTCCAGTACAGGTAATTATATTATACCAGCAGATACCATAATACAGTATACCACATTACCACATTTACACTTAAAGAGGAAAATATTTATCGGCGCATATGGCTCATTAGTTTCAGTATTTCAGTAGCATAGTGGCTATATAGTTTAATTAGATTGGATTACAGTTAGTGTTAAGTAGGCCTTTCATTTTCCGAGTTTGTGACCCCTTGTAGATGGCTCAGGTCTCAGTAGCTTGTTATAAAAACAGTCCATATACTAaactttcatttcattatttatttggtctatttgagtatatacataacaaaaaaaactgaaattggggagaccagggtcaacctaagtgaactgaatcactgtagctgagccggttgacccaacccaAAAGACAGTTTAGACATAAAagacaaaagacaaaatacagttacagcgaatcaaaatgaatatgaacttttctaatgaaggctgATGGGCTTTCTAGGACTGCAGCATCAGTCAACGGTCTGGGAAGCTGGTCCCAGACACGGGGTAACCTGATTGTAATAGAATGGAAAAAAGCCTGTGTCCTTGATGCTTGATGTCTGAAGCACAGGCGATCATTGTGACgggtatttattaaaatacagtcaTGAACTGTGCTACAGTCCAGAAACCCCACCAGAaccttaaaacaaaatataataagaaatttatCTCTTCTAACGGACAAAGATGAAACAGAAAGCAAATTTAACCTCTCCTCAGAGCACATCTGTCCACGATGCTGTTTGAGAGCAAGACGAGTTGCTCTCCTATGGACCCCCTCAAGCTGATCTGACAAAGACTTCGTCCATGGAAACCAAGCAGGTTGCGCATACTCCAGACCAGGCAAAACAAGACTTTTGTACAAAGACAAAAATGCACTGGTCGAAGCATGTCCAGCCACACTCCAAACAAAGCCCAACATACGTTTAGCTTTGGAAACATGGACATGGTCATCCCAGGTCAATTTTGAGTTAAAAATAACACCAAGGTATTTAAAAGATGTCACCGGACTAATATGAGAGTCAGACAAAAGGTATTTAGACAACTGTCTGTTACGTGAACGTGTGACATGCAGGACATTCGTCTTCATCCCATGACATCATCACACCTCCCATGACATCATCACACCTCCCATGACATCATTACACCTCCCATGACATCATCACACCTCCCATGACATCATCACACCTCCCATGACATCATTACACCTCCCATCACACCTCCCATGACATCATCACACCTCCCATGACATCATCACACCTCTCATGACATCATTACACCTCCAATAACATCATCACACCTCCCATGACATCATCACACCTCCCATGACATCATTACACCTCCCATGACATCATCACACCTCCCATGACATCATCACACCTCCCATGACATCATTACACCTCCCATGACATCATCACACCTCCCACGACATCATCACACCTCTCATGACATCATTACACCTCCAATAACATCATCACACCTCCCATTATATCATCACACCTCCCATGACATCATCACACCTTCCATGACATCATCACACCTCACTTTATAGTCAATTTTTCAAATCATTGTCAATTGTCAACTACATTAATTACTAGTGACCTCATGAAATAAATCacattaacattaatgttttta
Encoded proteins:
- the LOC140055574 gene encoding uncharacterized protein, with the translated sequence MTAVNKDHERLKNMELFVLDNSLRETTVASLKAHTIENKRAIYEEIKKCRFKYFIVESFNHQTRIGDLFLEELNAKGEDLSNAFAFSELWEKIVDKVPQPDIPIGMLKCKEFGINNVFLEFDLMYYKIDYNKMNMDEVCKYFKEKIDWIRANLSKDSLILVNFRDFSTTMIKYPERVRHVVNYLSSLPKEERILGLAFEDLGAVMPEQLGAWTHAVKKEMERCGWKDGQLLFHQHEQWGVMHAANLEVLASGATGMWAGLCIEGAALGHADTCTAILNLIRLGNTKVLKQYNCEYLRKAAINVTKAVTGKKPNPKQPIYGERATDLVFGFIFSDPTAQGGFNMAKFFGIEQEVRISNMANADMILIKLNDVFGEDPQFTLEMAGKMKEQMLKNASDGRKEEYNSKVGLAMLFDQAGGKLTNEMAGIIAQDNKNSPYINTLIDEIKKSWDEWDGRHGSKVDNRLTFDHFYIGFMAPYFGCYRCEDSQQGLKAMDMDQDGMIDWYEFRHFLIWAGRQNPKVESSQELLDIAFRDGLIPAMKDEMDRQK